The DNA region TGCAGAGGCCATACCAGCTATAAAAGGTTTAAAGAACGGTGAAGTGATAGCGGGGCATTCTGTTCAGTTCGTACAAAACGCGATGAACGTAAATATGGAAGCAGCTGTTTCTTCAGAGAATAGATATAAGGTAGATAATGTCACGGGGGCTATCCTTTTAGTTGATGATGATGCCATCAATTTGAAGGTTATAAAGTCATTGCTGGAGCTGGACAATTATGAGGTAACCGCCGTAAATAGTGCTCAGAAGGCCCTTAAACAAATTAGCCATAAACAGTGGGATCTGGTTGTAACGGATGTCATGATGCCGGAAATGTCCGGTTACGAGCTTACTGAAATGATACGTAAGAAATTTACTATTTTCGAGCTGCCTGTACTGCTATTGACGGCAAGAATCAGACCAGAAGATATTCATACTGGCTTTCTTGCGGGTGCTAATGATTATTTAACAAAACCGGTTGAAATGGTAGAGCTACAGTCAAGAATTCGCGCATTAATCCATTTTAAACAATCCGTTGACGAGCAATTACGCATGGAAGCTGCATGGCTCCAAGCTCAGATTCAGCCTCACTTTTTGTTTAATACAATCAATTCCATTGCTTCGCTTAGTCTATTAGATCCAGATCGCATGATTACAATGCTTGAAGCATTTGGTGACTACTTAAAGGGAAGTTTTAATTCGAAGAATTTAGAACGTCTGGTACCCCTGTCCCATGAACTTGACTTACTACGAGCATACTTATATATCGAAAAGGAACGGTTTGGAGAACGATTGGAAGTGGAATGGAATCTGCCTGATCATTTGGATGCAAAACTTCCGCCACTAACCATCCAGCCTATCGTAGAAAATGCAATTCGTCACGGAATATTGAACCGTACAAGTGGAGGAAAGCTAACCCTATCGGCTTCGAAAGAAGAGGATTACATCAAGTTCATTATACATGATAACGGAGTCGGTATGGATGAGACAAAGCTGTCTTCCCTATTAGATGGCAAGAAAAAAGCTGGGACATCCGGTGTGGGATTAACGAATACGGATCGACGCCTTAAAAAAATTTATGGACAAGGCTTAACGATTCAAAGTATACCTGATGAAGGAACTACGGTTTCATTTATCGTACCGAACCCATAAGAACAGTATAAAAAGAAGGAGCGAGCATGATTTAAAATGTACCCCTTGTAAAGGACAATTAAAAAAAGGTTAGGCCACCTCAAGCTGCTGCCTGTAACGCGCAGGCGGCAGCTTCTTTAAGTTCCATTGACCTCGATAATGATTGTAATAGATCATGTAGCTTTTCACTTCTTGCGTAACTTCTTCCAAAGTCATACACGTTTTGAAATTCGTTTCATCTTTAAAATGCCCAAAGAATGATTCTTGTGGAGCGTTATCCCAACAGTTTCCTCTACGTGACATGGATTGACTTAGCCCCATTTCTTTCACAAGCTTTTGGAACTTCGGATTGGTGTAGTGAAATCCTTGATCCGAATGAATCAAGGCATCCGAGGTGAGATGGCGATGTTTCTTGAGTTGTTTCAACGTGTCGATCGCAATGTCCAAACCAAGTGAAGCAGAGACTTCATAGGCTAAAATTTCATTCGTTTCGGCGTCTTTTATCGTGGACAGATAGGCCCGCTTGTTTTTCCCATAGGTTAAATACGTGATGTCGGTTAAGAGAACTTGACCGGCGACCCCTGGCTTAAAGGCTCGCTTTAACGTGTTGGGACAGGTTCGATGCTCTTGAGTGGCTTTGGCCATACGTCGTGCAGGATTGGCTTTTCGAATCGGACAAACGATGTTGTACTTTTGCATGACTCGACGGATACGCTTGAGGTTGTATGTAACTCCATATTGGTTCTCCAGCGTCATTTTGATTTGACGAGCTCCCTTCTTCCTTCCCCGGTAACGGTAGGCTTTCAGAAGAATCGCTTTGACGTTTTCATCGTTTTGTTCCTGTTTTTGACGATGTAATTGAGCATTTTCACTACGATATCGATAGTAGCCCGAACGTGAGACCCCGGCGATTTCACATAGAACATGCACCTTTCGCTGGAGAGGGTATGCCCTCATCATCTGTTGAATCAGTTCGAATTTTTGCCACGTACTTAATTGAATTTCTTTTTTCTCATCTGCCTTTCGAGTTGATCGAGCTTTTTTAAGAATTCATTCTCCGCTTCAAGCCATTTCATTTTCGCTTCTAAACGGGCATATTTTTCTTCGAGACTTAATTCGCGGGTCAGAGGACGTCCTGAGGCGTGTTTTCTAGCGTCTGTTAATCCTGCAGGTCCTTGTTCCTGAAAAGCCGCACGCCATCGATTGGAAGCCTTTCGAATCCGGGTTGCCCCCAAAACGTCAATGGCAAAGCCCGCCTCCTGAAAAATCTCACTTGGAAACTTACCTTGATTATACTCTTGAATAAATCGTTCTTTAAAAGCATCCGTATATGTAATGGCTTTAGCACTGACATTTTTCACATAGGGATTTGTTCTTAACTGAGCTTGCTCTTGAGTTGTAAATAACTTTTTAGACATCCACTTTGACCACCGCTCGTTTTTTATTCATTGTACACAAAAAAGACCCTATAAGATGACCTTTTTAAAGTGTCCATCTTATAGGGTACATTTTATTATGCGGACACCTCTTTTTTTAATTCATATCAGAAACAATCCCTATCTGATGGTTTAAGTGTTAATGAACCTTCCCACGTATCATTAACTTTTGCCCCTATCGGAAAACCAGCTACTTCGGCTCCTAATAAAAAGTACCCGTTGACTTTAAAGTTTGCTTTATCTTTTGGAGCACACTTTTGGGAATACGTCTTGCTTGCTGATGTTTGTTCCCAAGAAATCAAGTTTAAACCACCTAAGTGCGATCCGATTTTACTTACGCCTGTATATTGAGGCCAGTTATTTACGTATTTATAACTGTACTGTACAGAGATGTTCTTAGTAGCGGTAGCACCGCCAAACCCCCATGCAGTGAATGGAGCGAACCATGAAATGGTATACGAATCCTCTACGTCTGCTAATGCCGCCGCCATTGTAACTGCATCCGATGATGCTTGAGCTTGATCGGGAACATCAACAGATACATCTGTGTTGGCATCGCTGTTTTGAGAATCAATGTCGCTTCTCAACTGAGCTAAGAAAGATTCATATTCCTCCATATCTTTAAATTTCAAAGATTCGGGGATTTCAGATGAAGATGATTTATCCAAGGACTGTACGCTGTTTGATTGAATTTTTGATTTGATGCTGTCATAAGGTACGAATTCAACATCGTATTTGGAGGATAGAACGTCCAATTGAGGATCATTCAGGATATCAGCCTTAGCCATTGCGGTGGGCTGAAAGGTAACCAATAAGAGTGCGAAACTTAGGGCGACAGGGAAAAATTTCAATTTCTTAATAATTTTTATCAATCCTTTCAAATGTGATATAATATATTTTACCATATACAATTTATTTTTGCCATACTTAGGAAATAAAATGTATATAATTGTTTTATATTCCATAGAAAGGAGTGGTAATTTGAATTCGGAAAAGATCAATGAGAAAAAATGGAGTGTCAACAAGTCTGTAATAATCCCTTTGATAATTAGTTTACTAATTCCACTTTTATCAATTTTTTTACCGATCTATACGTCAACTGATGGCTACACATACAAATTAGGATTGCCCCTTTATTTTTTTTATTTTTACGGCTCTAATTTACCTTCGGGGCTTGGTTTTTTTGATGGGGATGTATTAAGCAAACATGTATCGTTTCAGATGCTCCTTTACACGCTCAATGTATTGATATGTTATTTTGTGATATACCTCATTAGGGTAGGGATATCTAAAATGAAGACCAAATAAGTTTTTTGTTTGCATTAGTTACCTTATAGTGGTAATGTTGGATTGTACCTCATTACTGACTGGATAGGGTACACTCCAACATTCTTTCCCTTAATCATTTCAGTATGATGAGCTGGGAAAGGGGAAGGTAAACTCAAAGTATGAGTGAACTTGAAATCGTTAAGTAGATATGGTAACATACATACAAGAGTATATCATACAGGTAACAGGCAACTTGTATGTATGTTTGCATGACTCGACGGATACGCTTGAGGTTGTATGTAACTCCATATTGGTTCTCCAGCGTCATTTTGATTTGACGAGCTCCCTTCTTCCTTCCCCGGTAACGGTAGGCTTTCAGAAGAATCGCTTTGACGTTTTCATCGTTTTGTTCCTGTTTTTGACGATGTAATTGAGCATTTTCACTACGATATCGATAGTAGCCCGAACGTGAGACCCCGGCGATTTCACATAGAACATGCACCTTTCGCTGGAGAGGGTATGCCCTCATCATCTGTTGAATCAGTTCGAATTTTTGCCACGTACTTAATTGAATTTCTTTTTTCTCATCTGCCTTTCGAGTTGATCGAGCTTTTTTAAGAATTCATTCTCCGCTTCAAGCCATTTCATTTTCGCTTCTAAACGGGCATATTTTTCTTCGAGACTTAATTCGCGGGTCAGAGGACGTCCTGAGGCGTGTTTTCTAGCGTCTGTTAATCCTGCAGGTCCTTGTTCCTGAAAAGCCGCACGCCATCGATTGGAAGCCTTTCGAATCCGGGTTGCCCCCAAAACGTCAATGGCAAAGCCCGCCTCCTGAAAAATCTCACTTGGAAACTTACCTTGATTATACTCTTGAATAAATCGTTCTTTAAAAGCATCCGTATATGTAATGGCTTTAGCACTGACATTTTTCACATAGGGATTTGTTCTTAACTGAGCTTGCTCTTGAGTTGTAAATAACTTTTTAGACATCCACTTTGACCACCGCTCGTTTTTTATTCATTGTACACAAAAAAGACCCTATAAGATGACCTTTTTAAAGTGTCCATCTTATAGGGTACATTTTAATTACATGTGGCTCCTTCTTTTTACTGTCCATGAGCTTCAATATTCGTTTCAAATTCACCGTTAAACTCTTCGCCTTCGGTATTACCTTCAGGAGACTTTTTCAGTGGCCTCGAGTATCACATGGGGATCTCTGATCCCCCCTGTGAAATACCAGTGGTGTTTTTAATGAAATTTCACATTCCATCACACTTTAGTATTTTCTTTATCTATGACCGCCCTCACAATTAACCGATGTGTCGGATTAATAAGGGGATCACATGTAATTAATGTAAGTACCTTTCCCAGATGCGGGTCTTCAAGTACGGATAAATCCGTTGGTTCTACGACAGATATCTTATCCACGACGTATACGGTTTTTGATTGGTCTGTCAGAGTTACTTCAATTTGGTCCCCAATCTCAAGCTCGCCCAAGCGGTTAAATAAACGCCCTTTTTTATGTGCCCGATGAGCTGCTATTGCCGCGTTACCTTCCTCACCAATGGGTGACGTTTCCACGAGATGCGCTGCAGTTACCTTCATATTATCTGCCGTTGCATCTTCCAGGATCGGTAAACGAATATCAATCTTATCAATTTCAATGATTCCAACAGCACCCGGAGAAACATCCTGCTGCACGTCTGCATCCTCTATTTCGGATTCCATGGAGATAGGATTCTGATTAGCTTTCTCAAAGGTGTGATTGACTTTAGTCAAATCTGATTGAAGCATCTCTAAATCATCCATAACCTTGACTTGTTGCCAGTCATAATACTTTTCCTGTAAAAAAGGGTAAATGATAAAGGAAACACCTAGGAAAATGAGTAAAGAATATATCTTCTTCATGTAATAACTCCTTTGTTATTAGACAAATCGTTTTAGCATTTATATTATCTGAAGCACATATACAAAAACTGAGCACGCCTTTGCTGATTGGCCAGAGAGCTCAGCATAAAAATGAGCAACTGTTAACTCTACAGACTGCTCATTTAACGTTAGTAACAATTTTATCCATCAAAAAAATTCCGGATTACCAGGTTCCTCGTTTCCTAAATACATCTCTTTTTTGTCTCCTTTGAATAATTGCACAATTTGCTTTCGTAATTTCGAGGGAAATAACGGTTGTTCGATAAGATTTTCAATATCAAGCCATTCGTACCTCACCTGATGTTTGACGCCACGCAAAGTAGAATTATCAATTGGTTCTGTGTGTTCGCACAAAAAGACAAAATCTACACGATGAAATGCTTCACCGTATACACCTTCAATTACAAATTCCAATGATTTAGGAACGATATCTACTCCAAGTTCTTCTAAAGCTTCACGCTTAACAGCTGCGGTTAATGTCTCCCCTGCATTT from Paenibacillus sp. JNUCC-31 includes:
- a CDS encoding IS3 family transposase (programmed frameshift); translation: MSKKLFTTQEQAQLRTNPYVKNVSAKAITYTDAFKERFIQEYNQGKFPSEIFQEAGFAIDVLGATRIRKASNRWRAAFQEQGPAGLTDARKHASGRPLTRELSLEEKYARLEAKMKWLEAENEFLKKARSTRKADEKKEIQLSTWQKFELIQQMMRAYPLQRKVHVLCEIAGVSRSGYYRYRSENAQLHRQKQEQNDENVKAILLKAYRYRGRKKGARQIKMTLENQYGVTYNLKRIRRVMQKYNIVCPIRKANPARRMAKATQEHRTCPNTLKRAFKPGVAGQVLLTDITYLTYGKNKRAYLSTIKDAETNEILAYEVSASLGLDIAIDTLKQLKKHRHLTSDALIHSDQGFHYTNPKFQKLVKEMGLSQSMSRRGNCWDNAPQESFFGHFKDETNFKTCMTLEEVTQEVKSYMIYYNHYRGQWNLKKLPPARYRQQLEVA
- a CDS encoding IS3 family transposase, whose product is MMRAYPLQRKVHVLCEIAGVSRSGYYRYRSENAQLHRQKQEQNDENVKAILLKAYRYRGRKKGARQIKMTLENQYGVTYNLKRIRRVMQTYIQVACYLYDILLYVCYHIYLTISSSLIL
- a CDS encoding HTH domain-containing protein is translated as MSKKLFTTQEQAQLRTNPYVKNVSAKAITYTDAFKERFIQEYNQGKFPSEIFQEAGFAIDVLGATRIRKASNRWRAAFQEQGPAGLTDARKHASGRPLTRELSLEEKYARLEAKMKWLEAENEFLKKLDQLERQMRKKKFN
- a CDS encoding class D sortase encodes the protein MKKIYSLLIFLGVSFIIYPFLQEKYYDWQQVKVMDDLEMLQSDLTKVNHTFEKANQNPISMESEIEDADVQQDVSPGAVGIIEIDKIDIRLPILEDATADNMKVTAAHLVETSPIGEEGNAAIAAHRAHKKGRLFNRLGELEIGDQIEVTLTDQSKTVYVVDKISVVEPTDLSVLEDPHLGKVLTLITCDPLINPTHRLIVRAVIDKENTKV
- a CDS encoding NUDIX domain-containing protein — translated: MERKIRNSVKALIIQDGKMLAIKIDDDGDAFYIMPGGSQNAGETLTAAVKREALEELGVDIVPKSLEFVIEGVYGEAFHRVDFVFLCEHTEPIDNSTLRGVKHQVRYEWLDIENLIEQPLFPSKLRKQIVQLFKGDKKEMYLGNEEPGNPEFF